The window CAAGATATTCAACGCGCAATGAGAAGCGTCCTTTTGGCTTATAGATGCTTGCGTTGCCTGCAACCTTTACCCGCATGCCGTCTTCTAGCGTTGACGCCATCATGCGCGCGGCATAGGGATTCATGTAGCAGTCTAAGAGGCTCCCGTCTTCGGGGTCCTTGAGTGAAAAGTAAAGTCCGCTGGGATGGTGGTGGACACCCGTTGTTTCGCCAAACACAAGAGCTGGCGCCTCTGCCAATACTGCATTGACGCCATCAAGAAATGCACTCACAGAGACCATGAGCGCCTCCTCGGCGGCTTTCGTCACCCGATTCGATGCAGTCATGACCCTATGGTATTAGAGTGTTTGCACAAGAACAAGGTTTGTTGTGCCCGTTGTGCCAAATTGGTCGCGGCCGGCAACCACAATATACCGCTCTCCTTTTTTCGCATATGCCTTCGCATGAGCTCGCGCCTCAGGGATTGCGGCGTCAAATGAGGCAATCTTCCCCGCCGCTACACCGGCAACGCCCCACGAGAAGTTCAGACGTCGCGCAATGGTCGCGGATGGCGTCAATGCAACGATGTGCTGATCATGACGGTATCGAGCAATGCGCTGTGCAGTGCGCCCCGTTTCAGTAAACGAAATGATCGCGCGCGCATCGAGCTGGTCAGCCATGTGTACCGCAGACGCTGCGACCGCATCGGCAATAAATGTATTCTCTGGGAATGTCTGCGGCATCACGTCTACTTGGGCACGCGTGATAATCCGCACCATGGTGCGGATGACCTCTTCTGGATATGCGCCACGAGCCGTTTCTCCTGAAAGCATAACCGCGTCGGTACCATCTAAAATAGCGTTGGCGACATCAGTTACTTCTGCACGCGTCGGCAAGTGATTTGCGGTCATAGATTCTAGCATCTGCGTTGCTGTAATTACCGGCTTACCCATCGTGCGGGCAACACGAATCAACTGCTTTTGGATGTGAGGCACCTCTGCAAGAGGGACGGCAAAACCGAGATCACCGCGCGCAACCATAAGCCCATCTGCTTCGCGTAAAATTTCTTCAACACGATCAACGCCAGCTTTTGTCTCAATTTTTGCGATCAGCATAGGCGTATATCCCTTAGGGCATGCTTTGCGCACTGCCTTCACGTCAGCCGCACTCTGCACGAAAGAAATTGCCAGCGCATCTGCGCCAACCTCCGCCATCATTTTTATGTCTGCTTTATCTTTTGCAGAAAGCGAAAACGCATTCACGTGCATCCCCTGCGCCGAAAAGCCCATTTTTGATTTCACAACTCCCGGCACGATAACGCGCGCTGTCACTATGCCTTTCTGTATCCGAGTCACTTCTAGTTTTGGCGCGCCATCATTAAGATAAATCTCTGCGCCAACCGCGAGGTGGTCAATAATCTCCGGAAAATTAATCGTGAGCGCATCAGTACCATCGTCACTCTTTACAAAGCGCAGCGTATCGCCCGCCTGCACGTGCCGTTCTGTGGTCATGCCCGTACGTATCTTTGGGCCTCCGAGATCGCCCATGATCGCCAACGGACGTTGTAGCTTTTCTTCGGCTTCACGCACTGCCTGCGTGCGCGCATGTGATTCTTCTAGTGTTGCGTGGGTAAGGTTAAAACGGAACACGTCCACGCCAAACTTTGCGAGCTTGAGGATCATCTCCGGTGAATCACTCGCGGGGCCGAGCGTAGCGACAATTTTCACTTTTTTATGCATAGAATGGTTTTTAGACAAAAAGGATATGCATTGTAGCTGAAGCACGGAAAAAAGAAAAGCCCCACAAAGGGGCTTTTCTCGATCAGCGTGCCGCGTGCTTACGATGACAAGCGGCGTGAGAATGCGAGCGGGCCAGGGCCAAAGGCGGACACACAAAGCGCGAGCGCGAGAAGACCAATTTCAAGCTCATAGCCACCGACAAAGCCCATTTTGAACTTCACCAGCGCGATTGCGCCCACCATCACGAGCGCCAAGAGGCGGCCGGCCCACAACGTCCATGCGCCAATGAGCACTGCGATACCGCCCAAGAACTCAACAAGGGCAACGACGTATGCCATGAACGCCGGCATGCCAAGTGTTCCAAAGAAGCCCACGATTGCATCCATGTTGTTCAGCTTCTGCCAGCCATGGGCAATAAAGACAGCGCCGAGCACTACACGAGCAAGAACAATAACCCATCCTTGCATTTTCGGTCCTGGAGCAAAAAATTCCTTCATGTGTCACCCGCATGTGTAGGTGCAACGCGTGCCACAGGCCAAGCGCTACATTCACGCATGCGCGTCTTTAATTGCTGTCTATTGTACACGCCTATACTGCACGCGCAATGCCAGCGATAAGGAAAATACCGATCGCGTTCCCCACAAATGCG of the Candidatus Paceibacterota bacterium genome contains:
- the pyk gene encoding pyruvate kinase codes for the protein MHKKVKIVATLGPASDSPEMILKLAKFGVDVFRFNLTHATLEESHARTQAVREAEEKLQRPLAIMGDLGGPKIRTGMTTERHVQAGDTLRFVKSDDGTDALTINFPEIIDHLAVGAEIYLNDGAPKLEVTRIQKGIVTARVIVPGVVKSKMGFSAQGMHVNAFSLSAKDKADIKMMAEVGADALAISFVQSAADVKAVRKACPKGYTPMLIAKIETKAGVDRVEEILREADGLMVARGDLGFAVPLAEVPHIQKQLIRVARTMGKPVITATQMLESMTANHLPTRAEVTDVANAILDGTDAVMLSGETARGAYPEEVIRTMVRIITRAQVDVMPQTFPENTFIADAVAASAVHMADQLDARAIISFTETGRTAQRIARYRHDQHIVALTPSATIARRLNFSWGVAGVAAGKIASFDAAIPEARAHAKAYAKKGERYIVVAGRDQFGTTGTTNLVLVQTL
- a CDS encoding DoxX family protein, producing MKEFFAPGPKMQGWVIVLARVVLGAVFIAHGWQKLNNMDAIVGFFGTLGMPAFMAYVVALVEFLGGIAVLIGAWTLWAGRLLALVMVGAIALVKFKMGFVGGYELEIGLLALALCVSAFGPGPLAFSRRLSS